From a single Rutidosis leptorrhynchoides isolate AG116_Rl617_1_P2 chromosome 5, CSIRO_AGI_Rlap_v1, whole genome shotgun sequence genomic region:
- the LOC139849128 gene encoding uncharacterized protein: MDIQQSFTSVAYPQANGQVKVTNRDIVAGIKARLGKHPQGWVDELQHVLWAHQRTPKDSTNKTPFSLVYGTEAVIPTEVLVPTNRITTFDEQQYDEALRENLDALEERRTIAHIRQAEKKQKTINHYDKKVKPPDFQLNDLVLHSNEASRQQDVRKLSPRWEVPYKVIGITEYGAYHLETPDGVPIQHPCHAFHLKKYHV; the protein is encoded by the coding sequence ATGgacattcaacagtcatttacttccGTGGCCTACCCACAGGCCAACGGACAAGTTAAGGTTACTAACAGAGACATCGTTGCCGGCATAAAAGCAAGACTAGGTAAACACCCGCAAGGATGGGTGGATGAACTCCAACATGTGCTATGGGCACACCAGAGAACACCGAAAGATAGTACGAACAAAACACCTTTCAGTCTGGTGTACGGCACCGAAGCGGTTATCCCGACTGAAGTGCTTGTCCCAACCAACCGTATAACAACATTTGATGAACAACAATACGATGAAGCATTGCGAGAAAACTTGGATGCTCTAGAAGAACGGCGAACGATAGCACATATCCGGCAAGCCGAAAAGAAACAAAAAACCATAAACCACTATGACAAAAAAGTCAAGCCACCAGATTTTCAGTTAAATGACTTGGTGTTACATAGCAACGAAGCCAGCCGACAGCAAGACGTCAGAAAATTGAGCCCAAGATGGGAGGTACCTTACAAGGTCATCGGCATAACCGAGTATGGTGCATACCACCTGGAGACACCAGATGGAGTTCCAATACAACACCCATGTCACGCCTTTCATTTGAAGAAATATCATGTGTAA